A region from the Pithys albifrons albifrons isolate INPA30051 chromosome Z, PitAlb_v1, whole genome shotgun sequence genome encodes:
- the GCNT1 gene encoding beta-1,3-galactosyl-O-glycosyl-glycoprotein beta-1,6-N-acetylglucosaminyltransferase, translating into MLKRKLRFCHNLHFRLFLGLTLILVIISVFKVNQKENFLKRRHLELTKEDPISNVNCTKIIEGDIEEIQKVKLETLSVSFKKRPRLTTNDYINMTADCASFTKTRKYIMEPLSNEEAEFPIAYSIVVYHKIEMLDRLLRSIYAPQNFYCIHVDKKSPESFFAAVKGIVSCFDNVFISSQLESVVYASWSRVQADINCMKDLYRRSSNWKYLINLCGMDFPIKTNQEIVEKLKALKGENSLETEKMPVYKEVRWKKHHEIIDGKIKNTGTDKQLPPLSTPIFSGSAYFVVSRRFVEYVLENGKILKFIEWAKDTYSPDEYLWATIQRIPDVPGAVSSSDKYDVSDMNALARFVKWQYFEGDVSKGAPYPPCNGVHVRSVCVFGAGDLNWMLRNHHFFANKFDTDVDPFAVKCLEEYLRRKALYLQKN; encoded by the coding sequence ATGCTGAAGAGGAAATTACGGTTTTGCCATAACTTGCACTTCAGGCTTTTCTTGGGTCTAACTCTTATTTTAGTaatcatttcagttttcaaagttAACCAGAAAGAAAACTTCTTAAAGCGGAGACATCTAGAGCTAACCAAAGAAGATCCTATTAGCAATGTTAACTGCACCAAGATTATTGAGGGGGATATAGAAGAAATACAAAAGGTAAAGCTTGAGACATTGTCAGTGTCATTTAAGAAACGCCCCAGGCTAACAACAAATGATTATATTAACATGACGGCAGACTGTGCCTCCTTCACCAAGACTAGGAAATACATTATGGAACCTCTCAGCAATGAAGAAGCAGAATTTCCAATTGCTTACTCAATAGTGGTTTATCACAAAATTGAGATGCTTGATAGGCTTCTAAGATCAATCTATGCTCCACAGAATTTTTACTGCATTCATGTAGACAAAAAGTCTCCAGAGtctttttttgctgctgtgaaGGGAATAGTCTCATGTTTTGATAATGTCTTTATTTCCAGCCAGTTAGAGAGTGTGGTGTATGCTTCATGGAGCAGGGTGCAAGCAGACATTAACTGCATGAAAGATCTCTACAGAAGAAGTTCAAACTGGAAATACCTAATAAATCTATGTGGTATGGACTTTCCTATAAAAACCAACCAGGAAATAGTAGAGAAATTAAAAGCCCTTAAAGGTGAAAACAgcttggaaacagaaaaaatgcctGTTTATAAAGAAGTAAGGTGGAAAAAGCACCATGAGATTATTGATGGTAAAATAAAGAACACAGGCACAGACAAACAACTACCTCCTCTTAGTACTCCAATTTTTTCCGGCAGTGCCTATTTTGTAGTTAGCAGAAGATTTGTAGAATATGTATTAGAAAATGGCAAAATACTTAAGTTCATTGAGTGGGCAAAAGATACTTACAGCCCAGATGAGTACCTATGGGCGACAATTCAAAGAATTCCTGATGTCCCAGGTGCAGTTTCTTCCAGTGACAAGTACGACGTTTCTGACATGAATGCACTGGCCAGGTTTGTCAAGTGGCAGTACTTTGAAGGTGACGTGTCCAAAGGTGCACCCTACCCACCATGCAATGGAGTTCACGTTCGCTCTGTCTGTGTTTTTGGAGCAGGAGACTTGAACTGGATGCTACGAAATCACCACTTCTTTGCTAATAAGTTTGACACTGATGTTGACCCTTTTGCAGTGAAATGTTTGGAAGAGTATTTGCGACGCAAGGCTTTGTATCTGCAAAAGAACTGA